The window CGTATTTGGCAGGCGGATGGCAGGTATGCTAGAATATTGGTATGAGTACCAACAAAGAGACCACCATAATACCATTCCTGGAGAAACTGATGGCCCGTCGGAGGCGACTGCCCAGTCAGCTAGCCTCCGATATCGGTGTCAGCCACCCAACCGTCGGACGCTGGATGTCAGGTGAAGATGTCCCCAGCACAGCTTCATGCCGCAAGCTGGCTGAGTACAGTGGCGTTTCCGTGGAGGAAGTCCTCTCCATGTCGGGACACCTGCCAACAATAACCCAGGCACCGACTGCTGAATGGCCGGAGTTCCGTGAGTACGCCAACCGCAAGTATCCCAACGAGCTTGATGAGGACATTATCATCATGATTGAGGACCTCATCGAGCGCCGACGGGATAAACAGCGCGCCCGGTAAACAACCTGAGTGGGAACCATAACCATGGTCCCATCTTTAGTAGCAACGCCGGGATAACGTACCCAATAATCAGCCGCTGCCGGAGCCGCAATAACGCCATAGCTGTATCCAGCAAGAGGGCGTTATTATGGGCTATTTCAACAAGCTCATGGCGGACTATTTCGCTATGTGTATTTTTGAGGCCTGCGCGACGGGTAAATGTGGCCCCACCTTAACGAGCAGGGTCTGTGAGACCAAGCCGGACTGCTCTCCTGACCACTGCGTACCTTCATCCGCTCATCCTATTTCTTCTTTGCAGGAACTGTCGGCACTTCCAGACTATGGCCCTCCACCGTATTACCATCTGTCAGTTCGGCCTATCACAAACGAACAACTGTTACACTTTGGTCCTACCACCACCCGGAGACAATATGCGCCTGTGACGTCTCATGAGAACTGA is drawn from Dehalococcoidales bacterium and contains these coding sequences:
- a CDS encoding helix-turn-helix transcriptional regulator, which produces MSTNKETTIIPFLEKLMARRRRLPSQLASDIGVSHPTVGRWMSGEDVPSTASCRKLAEYSGVSVEEVLSMSGHLPTITQAPTAEWPEFREYANRKYPNELDEDIIIMIEDLIERRRDKQRAR